A single genomic interval of Gallus gallus isolate bGalGal1 chromosome 10, bGalGal1.mat.broiler.GRCg7b, whole genome shotgun sequence harbors:
- the FBXL22 gene encoding F-box and leucine-rich protein 22 codes for MHITQLNRECLLHLFSFLDKNSRKSLAKTCHKLLEVFQDPVLWSLLNFNSPVELQKHNFLLGPALKYLSICWYSVRVKVCNIEDWMKNSFQKDFCSRHENTVTDFLLEVGNRCPNLLSLTLSGCGHVTDDCLLLLLKNCPSLKTLKLENCARITDRTLEAAILYGGSLQTLHVDFCRNITQSGLERVKEKRPSVALRAERSANMIPDSKPEKKLVFEKLPRKMAQL; via the exons ATGCATATAACCCAGCTGAATCGGGAATGCCTCTtgcatctcttttcctttctggacaaaaacagcaggaaaagttTAGCAAAAACATGTCACAAATTGCTAGAAGTGTTTCAAGATCCTGTGCTTTGGTCTTTACTGAACTTTAATTCTCCAGTGGAACTACAGAAGCACAACTTCCTCCTGGGACctgctttaaaatacttgtCCATCTGCTGGTATTCAGTGAGAGTCAAGGTGTGTAACATTGAGGACTGGATGAAAAACAGTTTCCAGAAAGACTTCTGTAGCAGGCATGAGAACACTGTCACTGATTTTTTACTAGAAGTTGGCAACAG ATGTCCAAACCTGCTATCTCTGACCCTCTCAGGATGCGGCCATGTCACAGATGATTGCCTCTTGCTTCTCCTCAAGAACTGCCCAAGCCTCAAGACCCTCAAACTGGAAAACTGCGCACGGATCACGGACCGGACGCTAGAAGCAGCGATCCTCTATGGGGGGTCACTGCAAACACTGCACGTGGATTTCTGCCGGAACATAACACAGAGCGGGCTGGAGAGAGTTAAGGAGAAACGTCCCTCAGTAGcactgagagcagagagaagtgCTAACATGATTCCAGACAGTAAGCCGGAAAAAAAGTTGGTGTTTGAAAAATTGCCCAGAAAAATGGCTCAGCTTTAA